Proteins encoded within one genomic window of Paroedura picta isolate Pp20150507F chromosome 17, Ppicta_v3.0, whole genome shotgun sequence:
- the NME4 gene encoding nucleoside diphosphate kinase, mitochondrial, whose protein sequence is MGFLQRCVARSLWPGRRTLGAPRWGQPQPQIQLPRRLYAAGIPGLQERTLIAVKPDGVQRRLVGDVIKRFEKRGFKLVGLKLLQANEGILSEHYHELRRKPFYHELIQYMTSGPVVAMVWEGYNVVKTSRAMVGETNPAEAKPGTVRGDFSIHVSRNVVHASDSVETAQREISLWFRSNELVDWDCCDHKIMYEL, encoded by the exons ATGGGTTTCCTGCAGCGCTGCGTGGCGCGGAGCCTCTGGCCCGGCCGGCGGACCCTGGGCGCGCCCCGCTGGGGACAACCCCAACCCCAGATCCAGCTCCCCCGCCGCCTCTACGCCGCCG GTATCCCCGGCCTGCAGGAACGCACCCTGATAGCCGTCAAGCCAGATGGGGTGCAAAGGAGATTGGTAGGGGACGTCATCAAGCGCTTCGAGAAACGGGGCTTCAAGCTCGTGGGCCTAAAGTTGCTCCAG GCCAATGAGGGGATTCTGTCAGAACATTACCACGAGCTGCGGAGGAAGCCGTTCTATCACGAGCTGATCCAGTACATGACCTCGGGACCTGTGGTGGCCATG GTGTGGGAAGGCTACAACGTTGTCAAGACCTCCAGGGCCATGGTGGGCGAGACGAACCCCGCGGAAGCCAAGCCGGGCACCGTCCGTGGGGACTTCAGCATCCACGTCAGCAG GAACGTGGTCCACGCCAGTGATTCCGTGGAGACGGCCCAGCGGGAGATCAGTTTGTGGTTCCGCAGCAATGAGTTGGTTGACTGGGACTGCTGCGATCACAAAATCATGTATGAACTCTGA
- the DECR2 gene encoding peroxisomal 2,4-dienoyl-CoA reductase [(3E)-enoyl-CoA-producing] isoform X3, with protein sequence MEPTTSLQGSACEPPPDVDTDDCLQEYCYLFSPDILKGKVAFITGGGSGIGFRIAEVLMRHGCQTVIASRNLPKLREASQKLSVATGQRCLPLCLDVRQPQTIMSAVEEALKEFSRIDILVNNAAGNFLCPASSLSFNAYKTVIDIDTLGTFNVSKVIYDKYLRDHGGAIVNITATLSYRGQALQVHAGTAKAAVDAMTKHLAVEWGPNRIRVNSLAPGPITGTEGFRRLGGRHAESSGLYQAIPLLRMGNKTEIAHSVLYLASPLASYVTGTTLVVDGGSWLTTPNDLPSLLAAWATDGKKEK encoded by the exons ATGGAGCCCACCACGTCCCTGCAAGGCTCTGCGTGCGAACCCCCTCCTGATGTGGACACGGACGACTGCCTCCAGGAATACTGCTACCTCTTCAGCCCTGACATCCTCAA GGGCAAAGTGGCGTTCATCACCGGAGGCGGCTCTGGGATCGGATTCCGCATTGCAGAGGTCCTGATGAG GCATGGCTGCCAGACCGTCATCGCAAGCCGAAACCTGCCGAAACTGAGAGAG GCGTCCCAAAAGCTATCTGTAGCCACGGGCCAGCGCTGCTTACCCCTCTGCCTCGACGTCCGGCAGCCCCAGACGATCATGTCAGCCGTGGAGGAAGCCCTAAAAGAGTTTTCGAGGATCGATATCCTTGTTAACA ACGCTGCAGGGAACTTTCTCTGCCCAGCTAGCTCGCTGTCCTTCAACGCTTACAAAACGGTGATTGACATCGACACTTTGGGCACCTTCAACGTCTCCAAGGTCATCTACGATAAGTACCTCCGG GACCACGGCGGGGCCATCGTGAACATCACGGCGACGCTCAGCTACCGAGGCCAGGCTCTCCAGGTGCATGCTGGGACCGCGAAGGCTGCCGTAG ATGCAATGACCAAGCATCTGGCTGTCGAATGGGGACCCAACCGTATCCGAGTGAATAGCCTGGCGCCAGGGCCCATCACGGGCACAGAGGGCTTCCGGCGTTTGG GCGGGCGTCACGCTGAGTCGAGCGGCCTCTACCAAGCCATCCCCCTCCTGCGCATGGGCAACAAGACCGAGATCGCCCACAGTGTGCTGTACCTGGCGAGCCCTTTGGCCTCCTATGTGACCGGCACCACCCTGGTGGTGGACGGGGGCAGCTGGCTGACCACTCCGAACGACCTCCCCTCTCTGTTGG CTGCCTGGGCCACGGacggaaagaaagagaaatga
- the DECR2 gene encoding peroxisomal 2,4-dienoyl-CoA reductase [(3E)-enoyl-CoA-producing] isoform X1, which produces MLCSEPSAHASRLQSKVLRWPDPSMEPTTSLQGSACEPPPDVDTDDCLQEYCYLFSPDILKGKVAFITGGGSGIGFRIAEVLMRHGCQTVIASRNLPKLREASQKLSVATGQRCLPLCLDVRQPQTIMSAVEEALKEFSRIDILVNNAAGNFLCPASSLSFNAYKTVIDIDTLGTFNVSKVIYDKYLRDHGGAIVNITATLSYRGQALQVHAGTAKAAVDAMTKHLAVEWGPNRIRVNSLAPGPITGTEGFRRLGGRHAESSGLYQAIPLLRMGNKTEIAHSVLYLASPLASYVTGTTLVVDGGSWLTTPNDLPSLLAAWATDGKKEK; this is translated from the exons ATGCTTTGCAGCGAGCCGTCTGCGCACGCGTCCCGTCTTCAGAGCAAAGTCCTGCGCTGGCCAG ACCCCTCCATGGAGCCCACCACGTCCCTGCAAGGCTCTGCGTGCGAACCCCCTCCTGATGTGGACACGGACGACTGCCTCCAGGAATACTGCTACCTCTTCAGCCCTGACATCCTCAA GGGCAAAGTGGCGTTCATCACCGGAGGCGGCTCTGGGATCGGATTCCGCATTGCAGAGGTCCTGATGAG GCATGGCTGCCAGACCGTCATCGCAAGCCGAAACCTGCCGAAACTGAGAGAG GCGTCCCAAAAGCTATCTGTAGCCACGGGCCAGCGCTGCTTACCCCTCTGCCTCGACGTCCGGCAGCCCCAGACGATCATGTCAGCCGTGGAGGAAGCCCTAAAAGAGTTTTCGAGGATCGATATCCTTGTTAACA ACGCTGCAGGGAACTTTCTCTGCCCAGCTAGCTCGCTGTCCTTCAACGCTTACAAAACGGTGATTGACATCGACACTTTGGGCACCTTCAACGTCTCCAAGGTCATCTACGATAAGTACCTCCGG GACCACGGCGGGGCCATCGTGAACATCACGGCGACGCTCAGCTACCGAGGCCAGGCTCTCCAGGTGCATGCTGGGACCGCGAAGGCTGCCGTAG ATGCAATGACCAAGCATCTGGCTGTCGAATGGGGACCCAACCGTATCCGAGTGAATAGCCTGGCGCCAGGGCCCATCACGGGCACAGAGGGCTTCCGGCGTTTGG GCGGGCGTCACGCTGAGTCGAGCGGCCTCTACCAAGCCATCCCCCTCCTGCGCATGGGCAACAAGACCGAGATCGCCCACAGTGTGCTGTACCTGGCGAGCCCTTTGGCCTCCTATGTGACCGGCACCACCCTGGTGGTGGACGGGGGCAGCTGGCTGACCACTCCGAACGACCTCCCCTCTCTGTTGG CTGCCTGGGCCACGGacggaaagaaagagaaatga
- the DECR2 gene encoding peroxisomal 2,4-dienoyl-CoA reductase [(3E)-enoyl-CoA-producing] isoform X2, protein MLCSEPSAHASRLQSKVLRWPDPSMEPTTSLQGSACEPPPDVDTDDCLQEYCYLFSPDILKGKVAFITGGGSGIGFRIAEVLMRHGCQTVIASRNLPKLREASQKLSVATGQRCLPLCLDVRQPQTIMSAVEEALKEFSRIDILVNNAAGNFLCPASSLSFNAYKTVIDIDTLGTFNVSKVIYDKYLRDHGGAIVNITATLSYRGQALQVHAGTAKAAVDAMTKHLAVEWGPNRIRVNSLAPGPITGTEGFRRLGGRHAESSGLYQAIPLLRMGNKTEIAHSVLYLASPLASYVTGTTLVVDGGSWLTTPNDLPSLLGIASHSSKL, encoded by the exons ATGCTTTGCAGCGAGCCGTCTGCGCACGCGTCCCGTCTTCAGAGCAAAGTCCTGCGCTGGCCAG ACCCCTCCATGGAGCCCACCACGTCCCTGCAAGGCTCTGCGTGCGAACCCCCTCCTGATGTGGACACGGACGACTGCCTCCAGGAATACTGCTACCTCTTCAGCCCTGACATCCTCAA GGGCAAAGTGGCGTTCATCACCGGAGGCGGCTCTGGGATCGGATTCCGCATTGCAGAGGTCCTGATGAG GCATGGCTGCCAGACCGTCATCGCAAGCCGAAACCTGCCGAAACTGAGAGAG GCGTCCCAAAAGCTATCTGTAGCCACGGGCCAGCGCTGCTTACCCCTCTGCCTCGACGTCCGGCAGCCCCAGACGATCATGTCAGCCGTGGAGGAAGCCCTAAAAGAGTTTTCGAGGATCGATATCCTTGTTAACA ACGCTGCAGGGAACTTTCTCTGCCCAGCTAGCTCGCTGTCCTTCAACGCTTACAAAACGGTGATTGACATCGACACTTTGGGCACCTTCAACGTCTCCAAGGTCATCTACGATAAGTACCTCCGG GACCACGGCGGGGCCATCGTGAACATCACGGCGACGCTCAGCTACCGAGGCCAGGCTCTCCAGGTGCATGCTGGGACCGCGAAGGCTGCCGTAG ATGCAATGACCAAGCATCTGGCTGTCGAATGGGGACCCAACCGTATCCGAGTGAATAGCCTGGCGCCAGGGCCCATCACGGGCACAGAGGGCTTCCGGCGTTTGG GCGGGCGTCACGCTGAGTCGAGCGGCCTCTACCAAGCCATCCCCCTCCTGCGCATGGGCAACAAGACCGAGATCGCCCACAGTGTGCTGTACCTGGCGAGCCCTTTGGCCTCCTATGTGACCGGCACCACCCTGGTGGTGGACGGGGGCAGCTGGCTGACCACTCCGAACGACCTCCCCTCTCTGTTGGGTATTGCCTCACACTCTTCTAAGCTCTAG